Below is a window of Primulina eburnea isolate SZY01 unplaced genomic scaffold, ASM2296580v1 ctg368_ERROPOS200000, whole genome shotgun sequence DNA.
AGAAGGGGGGAGGAAATCGAAGAAAAGTGGTGAAGAGATTTTGGGCCTACGGAAAAGTTTTCCACCATTGAAGAGGGATGAAGAatgaggaaagaaagaaaatgaaCAAAGGGGCATTAGCACCTAAGCTGAAGCTCTCTCTCCCACCTCCAGATGAAGATTCTCTCTCCAAATTTCTGTACGTATgtttattcaagaaaatttttgggTTTATGGTTTTGCTGAACTGGGTCGGGACTTCTTTAGTTTCCTTTACTGATGATGATCTGTTGCTTTTTTGTACGCAGAAGCGAATCGGGGACGTTTAAGGATGGTGATCTGTTGGTGAACAGAGATGGCGTTCGTGTTGTCTCTCAAAGCGAAGTTGATGCTGTATGTCTCTGCCGTTCATAAGTTCATTGCTTCTCCGTTTCGGTTCTTGGagagatttttatcatttttcccttaaaaataacttttttgGCTCCATTGTTTAGTGTCTTGGGAAGCTCATAGGGGTTTTGAAGTAATGAAAATTAGAGAACTATCGCATTGTTTCTGCGTTAGGTCATTTCAGTTCGTTTTGATTTGTCCAAATGCATGTTGATTTTGTTTGTACTTTTGATCAGAGTCTGCTAATCGTTTGCTTTTGATTTGACGAGTTAATAAAATACTTGTGTGATCGGTTAATATGACAAGATCTCCTTTGTGCTgttttaacttaatttatgaTTTCTAAGTGCACACAACTTTGAAGAATTTAAGTTCTTTCATGTTATGTATTTCGATGAATGTGTGTGTGGTGAAATGCTTAGCGACAAATAAGTGATTTCATAATTTTGCATTACATTATATTGCCATTGAATGTTGATATACTGAATCATCGGGCATATTTCGTGCTTTTGACTCTTTTGTTTTGCTGTCAAGTAGTTTCCAACAGGTAGCTGAAAGTATAAAGAAGATAATGTAAATGCATTTATTTCCGTGTACTTGTTATCTTTTTCAGCCAACCTTAATACAACCATCAGATAACCAGTTGAGCTTAGGTGACTTTGACGCTGTTCGAGTTATTGGTAAAGGAAATGGAGGTATCGTACGCTTGGTGCAACACAAATGGACTGGGCAATTTTTTGCTCTCAAGGTATTTGTATTTAAACTGTAAACTGCAACACATGATACTACCTGCTACTTTGTTTTCTGTATTTAAAGAACTGGACTCCCATGTCCAGAGTCGTCTTTTACTTTTTCTGTATATACTTTTAGAGTAATTTGTGAAGACATGGCATGGTAAAGTTATAAGGAAAATAGTAAAACTCTAGCAGTGTCAATGTTATAATCAGAAAATTTGATCCCCTTTTGTCAAATTTCTATTTATTTGGGAAGTCAACAATGCACAAGTTATTGATATGTTTAACAGAATCTTGGATAAAAAGTGATGTCCAAGGGGGTTTGCTGTCAACGGGGTTTGAAACCTGGTCTCCACCCCTATGGGGAGAGGCTCATGCCACTGGAACCACAAGGGTGGTGTCATTGTGTGGCTTTTCTGCCTACACTTACAATAGGCTTCAAAATTGATTATGATCTGTTAGATCTCCATGAACTttcttaaatgaacttatttgcAGTAGGTACCGTCACATTGCGAAATTAGACCACTGATGTTGTTCCTTTTGATAACATCACTTAAAATTCAGgttattcaaatgaatattgaagaatccGCTCGCAAACATATCGCACAAGAACTGAAAATCAATCAGTCATCTCAATGTCCCTATGTTGTAGTTTGTTATCAGTCTTTTTATGATAATGGTGCAATCTCTATAATTCTGGAGTATATGGATGGGGGATCTCTTGCAGACTTTCTGACCAAGGTTAACAAAATTCCAGAACCGTATCTTGCTGCAATTTGTAAACAGGTGATACATGCATTTTGATTTTCAATCCTCTGTTGTGAAATCAACTCGAGTACTAACTAGATCCTGTCACTGCAATATAGGTACTCAAAGGCTTGTGGTATCTTCATCATGAAAAACATATCATTCACCGGGACATGAAACCTTCAAATTTATTAGTAAACCACAGAGGTGAAGTCAAGATCACTGATTTCGGTGTCAGTGCAATACTGGCTAGCACGTCTGGTCTGGCAAATACCTTCGTTGGCACTTACAACTACATGTCTGTGAGTAATATCCTCCTCATCCAAGACTATATTTAGTGATGTAGTTTTGTCGGGTGATTATCTTTTATATTCTTGCTGTATAATTACATCTCTCATTCTGCGATTGAAGTTATCTAAGCTATTTTACCCTGATGTTTTTGTGCATTACAATCTTCGTGTTCTAACGCTTAATATATACATTTGTTCTTGTTATTAGCCTGAGAGAATCCTTGGAGGCAGGTATGGTTACAGTAGTGACATCTGGAGCCTTGGTTTGGTTCTGCTTGAGTGTGCAACAGGAAGTTTCCCATACTCACCACCACAGCCCCCTGGGTGGACCAACGTCTATGAGTTGATGGAAACCATTGTTGATCAACCAGAACCACGCGCATCTTCTGATCTGTTCTCTCCAGAGTTTTGTTCTTTTATTTCTGCTTGGTAAATATCTTACTTAATATATGTTCCAATAATCGCGTTTTTCCATAATGCATAGTGAATCCCTTTTATCTCAAATCTGTTTTCTCTTCTCAATTTTGCTATGACTAAATGATGTTTAAAACCCTTAAATACTTATTTGATACTGAAGTACCATTTAAAACTTATGTTTTAGAGGTGCTTTTATAATATCTTGTCTTGGGAATCATTAACGAGCGTCTAAATTCAGTTTACTCAAAAGGAAACTCTGTGCAGCAGCATTGCGACCTCTGCTGGGACTGCGTCTAAATTCCTCTTGTTTACAATATAATTAGATGTAATTTTGTACTTGTTCAATATTAAGATATCATTTGTCAAACTCTTGAAAACCTGTTGTTTTACTAATTCTATTGTTTCTCTGTGGACCCATGTTTATTGGATTTATCTTCTGGTATCTCAGTGTGCAAAAAGATCCTAAAAATAGACTGTCAGCAAACGAGCTCATGGTACTTTacactttttaaattttaatcataattatacaaaGATTTTTGGGTCCCCTGTTGATTCGAATGTATTGTAAAAAATCCAGGCTCACCCTTTCATCTCTAAGTTTGATGATCTTGATGTGGATCTTGCGGTGTACTTCACCAGTGCAGGACCTTCACTTACCACACTCTAAACAAGGTGCGTACGTGGTCTTATTTTGAGTAACTTTCTAACCAGTTTTTGCTGCAAACTGGTGTTTAAAAAGGGGGTTACGGTTGATTCTTGAACAATTCTTTATAGCATGTCTAATGGATTGATCATCACATTCTTAAGGTTCTGTTCTGGAATCTAGATAGGATGTGAAAATGGATTAGCCTTTTCCTTACGCAATCTTGGTACCTCATCCTCTTCTCTTCTTGGCTTCATATCGGCTGCAACATAATCAGCTGCGTAGAAACATAGACTGATAGTCCATTTTCTGATGAAAACTATGAGATGTAGAACACATAAAAGCTGAAGCCAATTAGGTGCAGTTCTGATATATTTGATCCATGCTTggttttatttgattaatatggTGGCAACATGCCTTAATGTAGTTTATCTGGTACATTTCTTTCTTCATCATTTAATTTTTGGCTTCACCTCTTTGTGTCTAGatgtttataaattttttttaattaattgtattATGCCTTGAAATTGGTTTGATCATTTTTACCAACACCGTTGATTTATGGAAGCCGGAAAATTTCGCATAGAATAGAATCCCatattatgaattgatatgctaAGTAGTTATCTGCAGTTTTTACTCGCACCATATATTTCTGTGCAAGTTTTAAATTCTCTTTGTCGTTGCGTATGCTGTGgatcaaaattaatttcattGCATATAATGATTGATCTAATATAGTTTCTTATCCATCcagaaaaaaattgaaagaaaatcAAAAGTTCGTGATTTGGGTGAAATGCACATTTATAAAGGTTTTGCAAGTGAATAAATAGTGATACACCTTGTGTAACCATGCTTGCttaaattcactttaaaaaatttaattggaAAAGAAAGAGATGGAGGGATTAAGAACTAAAGATATAACATGTTTCTTAGGTGTTTAGTGGATATTCTTTCCTCCCCATTTCTACCAACAAAACGAGGCCAAACCACATCACATTTTTCGTCCGCGACCAACAACCACATCACATTGTCCATTCTCAGCCAACCTTTATCTGGGGATGAGATGCTACCCTAAGGTAGTACACTAATCATGTATCTGAGGGTTCATATTTCAACATGAGTGATATTAATGTTGATATTGTAGATATAGCAAATATGGGTCATTCGATTTATGATCAATGCAGTATCCTTTTGGTAGATTGAACTCacttttttttatcaattatCTTCCTAAACCTGgtgttcaaatttttgggtgAGACAGACATGTATAATATTTTGATGAATTGACTCTTGATGAGAAACTGAAATTCAAGAAAATGAGCCAAGAGAATGGCCTTTCCCATTTTAGAAATTATGAAGTgcatgtcacgccccgagcccgcgCAAGCGCGATTGCACAATGGGCTCTTATAACAACAATTATGTGACTGTCTTCTCTTTGCGAAAAATGGTTAACtcaagtccattgtaagccattataaactcttTTCAAATTCATTTTCTAACCCACATAGGACATGGAGTACTACAATATACACATTTACGATGTTGCCTTTTTTTATCAACATAGATTTGTGTTAGAGATGAGAGGATGGCAAGACAGTGAATTGAGTAAGAATGGGTTTGGTGCCATAAATTTCACAGGAATGGTAGTTGATATTTTGTGAATTTTGGTTTAAATGCGATATTGGTGTTGTGATAGATGACACtggaaatttttttatgttaggCAATAAGATTGTGCTTGTTAATGTATTGGGTGATCAGTT
It encodes the following:
- the LOC140820999 gene encoding mitogen-activated protein kinase kinase SIPKK-like is translated as MKNEERKKMNKGALAPKLKLSLPPPDEDSLSKFLSESGTFKDGDLLVNRDGVRVVSQSEVDAPTLIQPSDNQLSLGDFDAVRVIGKGNGGIVRLVQHKWTGQFFALKVIQMNIEESARKHIAQELKINQSSQCPYVVVCYQSFYDNGAISIILEYMDGGSLADFLTKVNKIPEPYLAAICKQVLKGLWYLHHEKHIIHRDMKPSNLLVNHRGEVKITDFGVSAILASTSGLANTFVGTYNYMSPERILGGRYGYSSDIWSLGLVLLECATGSFPYSPPQPPGWTNVYELMETIVDQPEPRASSDLFSPEFCSFISACVQKDPKNRLSANELMAHPFISKFDDLDVDLAVYFTSAGPSLTTL